From one Streptomyces sp. Q6 genomic stretch:
- the glgB gene encoding 1,4-alpha-glucan branching enzyme — protein sequence MTRRPTTTPTVTPAPVPEADRNRLLAATHHDPHGVLGAHPTHGGVAFRAWRPYVKGVAVRTPQGLHAHLHDDGDGFFSALLQLREVPAEYSLEIAYEDTTQTVADAYALLPSLGDLDLHLIGEGRHEQLWTALGARPMEHQGVRGTRFTVWAPNARGVRVVGSFNFWDGAAHSMRSLGSTGIWELFVPDIGEGELYKYEITRPDGSKTMRADPMATRTETPPANSSVIHTSRHAWGDAEWLARRGDRPAHRAPFSVYEVHLASWRPGLTYRQLAEQLPAYIADLGFTHVEFLPVAEHPFGGSWGYQVTGFYAPTARLGTPDDFKHLIDTLHQAGIGVLMDWVPAHFPRDDWALAEFDGKPLYEHEDPLRSAHPDWGTLEFDYGRKEVRNFLVANALYWCEEFHIDGLRVDAVASMLYLDYSREEGQWTPNQHGGRENLDAVDFLQEMNATLYRRVPGVVTIAEESTAWDGVTRATHHTGPTGFGGLGFGLKWNMGWMHDTLDYVSHEPVHRKYHHHEMTFSMVYAYSENYVLPISHDEVVHGKRSLVSKMPGDWWQQRATHRAYLAYMWAHPGKQLLFMGQEFAQGAEWSEAHGPDWWLLDLAYSAAPDHRGIRDLTRDLNTVYRDTPALWEQDTDPAGFTWIIGDAVEDNVFAFLRHATDDTPLLAVANFSPVVRHDYRLGVPPTVPAWHETLNTDHTRYGGSDITNRDPVKPEDTPSHGHPTSIRLTLPPLATVWLRP from the coding sequence GTGACCCGCCGCCCGACCACCACCCCGACCGTCACCCCCGCCCCTGTCCCGGAGGCCGACCGCAACCGGCTGCTGGCGGCCACCCACCACGATCCGCACGGAGTGCTCGGCGCCCACCCGACCCACGGCGGGGTGGCCTTCCGCGCCTGGCGGCCCTACGTCAAGGGCGTCGCCGTCCGCACCCCGCAGGGCCTGCACGCCCACCTGCACGACGACGGGGACGGCTTCTTCTCCGCGCTGCTCCAGCTCCGCGAGGTCCCGGCCGAGTACAGCCTGGAGATCGCCTACGAGGACACGACCCAGACCGTCGCGGACGCGTACGCCCTGCTGCCCTCCCTCGGCGACCTCGACCTGCATCTGATCGGCGAGGGCCGGCACGAGCAGCTCTGGACGGCGCTGGGCGCCCGCCCCATGGAGCACCAGGGAGTCCGGGGCACCCGCTTCACCGTCTGGGCGCCGAACGCCCGCGGCGTCCGGGTCGTCGGCAGCTTCAACTTCTGGGACGGCGCGGCCCACAGCATGCGCTCGCTCGGCTCGACGGGGATCTGGGAACTGTTCGTGCCGGACATCGGCGAGGGCGAGCTGTACAAGTACGAGATCACCCGCCCGGACGGCAGCAAGACGATGCGCGCCGACCCGATGGCGACCCGTACGGAGACCCCTCCGGCGAACTCCTCGGTCATCCACACCAGCCGCCACGCCTGGGGGGATGCGGAGTGGCTCGCGCGGCGCGGGGACCGTCCCGCGCACCGGGCGCCGTTCTCCGTCTACGAGGTCCACCTCGCGTCCTGGCGCCCGGGACTGACCTACCGCCAGCTCGCCGAGCAACTCCCCGCCTACATCGCCGATCTGGGCTTCACCCATGTCGAGTTCCTGCCCGTCGCGGAACACCCCTTCGGCGGATCCTGGGGCTACCAGGTCACCGGCTTCTACGCCCCCACCGCCCGCCTGGGCACCCCCGACGACTTCAAACACCTCATCGACACCCTGCACCAAGCAGGCATCGGCGTCCTCATGGACTGGGTCCCGGCCCACTTCCCCCGCGACGACTGGGCACTGGCCGAATTCGACGGCAAACCCCTCTACGAACACGAGGACCCCCTGCGCTCGGCCCACCCCGACTGGGGCACCCTCGAATTCGACTACGGCCGCAAGGAAGTCCGCAACTTCCTCGTCGCCAACGCCCTCTACTGGTGCGAGGAGTTCCACATCGACGGCCTGCGCGTCGACGCCGTCGCCTCCATGCTCTACCTCGACTACTCCCGCGAGGAAGGACAGTGGACCCCCAACCAGCACGGCGGCCGCGAGAACCTCGACGCCGTCGACTTCCTCCAGGAAATGAACGCCACCCTCTACCGCCGCGTCCCCGGCGTCGTCACCATCGCCGAGGAATCCACCGCCTGGGACGGCGTCACCCGCGCCACCCACCACACCGGCCCCACGGGCTTCGGCGGCCTCGGCTTCGGCCTGAAATGGAACATGGGCTGGATGCACGACACCCTGGACTACGTCAGCCACGAACCCGTCCACCGCAAATACCACCACCACGAGATGACCTTCTCGATGGTCTACGCCTACAGCGAGAACTACGTCCTGCCCATCTCCCACGACGAAGTCGTCCACGGCAAACGCTCCCTCGTCTCCAAAATGCCCGGCGACTGGTGGCAGCAACGCGCCACCCACCGCGCCTACCTCGCCTACATGTGGGCCCACCCCGGCAAACAACTCCTGTTCATGGGACAGGAATTCGCCCAGGGCGCCGAATGGTCCGAAGCCCACGGCCCCGACTGGTGGCTCCTGGACCTCGCCTACAGCGCCGCACCCGACCACCGCGGCATCCGCGACCTCACCCGCGACCTCAACACCGTCTACCGCGACACCCCCGCCCTGTGGGAACAGGACACCGACCCGGCCGGCTTCACCTGGATCATCGGCGACGCCGTCGAAGACAACGTCTTCGCCTTCCTGCGCCACGCCACCGACGACACCCCCCTGCTCGCCGTCGCCAACTTCTCCCCCGTCGTCCGCCACGACTACCGTCTCGGCGTCCCCCCCACCGTCCCCGCCTGGCACGAAACCCTCAACACCGACCACACCCGCTACGGCGGCAGCGACATCACCAACCGCGACCCCGTCAAACCCGAAGACACCCCCTCCCACGGCCACCCCACCAGCATCCGACTGACACTCCCCCCACTGGCGACGGTCTGGCTCCGCCCGTAG